TTCACTCACATGAGAACATGTACTAACTAAATGCCACTTTCGTCCTCCCTTATGCAGGTTCCTGAACCCCTTTGGCATGTTCCTGGGAGGAGCTGTGGTGACTCTGGTCTTCGGGGGTTCGGTGTGGGCGGGAGAGAACCAGACAATGGTCAAGAACTTCAAAATGAAGAACCCCACTCTGTTCATCATCGGGGTCATGATCACCAGTTACTTTCTGCTGTCGCTGTGTGGCGGTGTCATGGTCTTCATCTTTGGTATCACCTTCCCGTTGCTGTGTAAGTCACAGGGTTTTTCTGTTTACTTTCAAAAAGGGGAATGAAGAATTCAGTCAGAAAATTATATTAAGGCTGTGTCAGAGATCCCTTACTTTATGCCGTATAGAACACTACATTCACTGTCCCCAAATTGTATTGAAAAAGTGTGAAATTAATGCACTTCAGTGActtgaaaacatttcacaatgGAATGAAAAATAGTTTCCCACGGCATGTGCAAAACGTTTACTCGGTTGTCATGGCGATGGTTTTTAATTGTAACCTCATGAATATGGAATTTTAGTCACATGATAATTGCTGTTCCAACATCAATAATGAACATTCAagtttgacaaacaaaacatttgacaaacaaaacatttttacagatgtTGCCATAACCTTTCCTGTAGTGGTTTGTCCTGGTAAACTAAAAACACATACATcacataatgaaacattatGTACAACAAATTGTGTTGTCAGttgtttttgattatattatttaGTTTCCCACACACTCCCAGTTGTAATTTAAGGGCATGGCTCTTGTAAAGTTAGATTACGTTTTGAGGAATCACAAGCACGTTCATTTCTCTTTGTCTGTATCTTCTACAACGCTGTCATTTTGTCGCAGAAGTGCAAAACATCTGCTAATTTTGGATGTTCAAAATGAGTTGCTTTCATTTAGCttcacaacattttatttaaacttataAAACTTATTAaatttattataatacatttacagcTTGGCCTAATCTAATTACAATTGTAACTTGTGATCCATACACTGCTAACACTTATTGGCTAATGTTGTATGATAAACTGTAAAAGGGGAAAGTGAGTCACACAGGGATGCATAACTGAGGTTTCCCTGTGGGTGAACAAGCTTTTCCAAGCGCTCTCCCTTTCTGACTCACTTAAGGGATTGAACAGCATGTACGGTATTgcgtgcgttcactgacacagattgcaaaataaaatcagcATTACAGGGCGGGGTATACTGTAGTTCCGAGGTAAAGTTTTGGGGTTTGCTTCAGCtctctaaatatattttgagtcAGCCAGTCAGCATAGCGGTCTCGATAATTGATGGGTTGGATCGTTATAGCAAATGTAGCAGCTTTAACATAATGGCGGATAGATGAGGCAGTTTGGTCGACTCCCAGGGGGCCTGCCCGCTCATGCCTGTGTTGATGGGTTGCTATGGGTTGTTGATTTGGACAGAACTACATTTACTGGCTGATGTCATGCGTTCAGTATCCGCCTGCCATGGGAATATAAGACACGCCGATCCTAACACCTGCTTTAAAGTCTGAGTTTCAACAGtatcacattttgttttctgatttCCACAGATGTATTCTAGAAGAAATCATCCACTAAGTTCAGACACTAAAATGTGTGTCATAATCGTCACATGATATAAATacattgctgttgtgtttccTGTAGTGATTCTGATCCACGCCTCTCTGAGACTGCGCAGCGTGAAGAACAGACTGGAGAACAATATTGAGGGTGTTGGGCTGAAGAAGACCCCCATGGGCATCATCATGGATCTCCTGgatcagcaggaggagaaaatgaaCAAGGTTCGGGATTTCATTGAAAGCAAACTGAAGGAATGAGGCTCGCGCCCAAACGTTTGCCAAAGGAAGTCAGTGTCAtacaaaatggattaaaatgtCCATAGCACACTCCCATGTGTTGAGTTTTTATCCCTCTCTATACATGTAAAGTTACTGATGTTTGCATTCCCATTCTTTTTGTCCATTTGGTTTTACTTTAATCTCTCCTACTTTTGTGTGACATTGTATTAAGATTTGCACAATCACAGCATGGATTGAATGTTGAAAGGCAGTGGGCACCAAAGGTTACCAAAGGTCATTCCCGTGTCaaatttttccttttgtgtcaaacatttacttttgttcAACATGAAGACTGAGTATTTATATTAGCAAAATTAAGAAGAATGTCTAAACATATATCTAATGCTGTTAACAGATACTAATTTTGTTTGTTCTAAAGAAGAAATCTGATCCTTTCAGTTTGCTACCTCAAAACAAGCATGTTAAATTATCCAACACCCAGCGAACTGTTAACGGCTTATTAAACAGCAATAATGTCCATCTTGTCACGTCAGGAGCTGTATGAATACTGATCTGAGACCAGTTTGCTTCTTGTGTAGACATGGTTTTACGGCCTGACTAATAATTGATGAGTTTAAATATTCCTGACCATACAGGCTGGCCTGACTGTATCCCCTCTGATCACAGCTatgcaatattaaaaaatgaatggcaagtgcagctttattttttttttgaatatgtTATGTCATGATATGTTTGTTATTTCtgatgtctttattttcataatatagcatgcagaaatgtgtaaaatggGCTAAGTAGCCGACATACTTTTGGGAATGAgtaaaaattattaatttaattaattaaattccaTGCTCGTGTTTTCCCATTAGAGGTTGGGATCAAACCCTTTtccttataaaaaaataaataaatatatatatatatatatatatatatatatataatctgtatTGTTAAGTGTTCATTTTCTACTGTTAGTCCTGAGAGTAAGAGCAGATATTTCCTTTTGCTTCTCCGCACCTGCACATTAACTGCAGTTTGTGCATGCAACCTCCACAAATGGCAGTTCAAAAGTGTTTGTTGTATGGAtgctatattatatatattctctgcttttatgtgatttttcATTCTTGAAAAGTGACAATGAAATCACAGAACTGGAAGTAAATAATTGCTGTCCTCTATAAAATTAATAAAGATAATCTGATTTATGTTGCAGTCATGTCCCAATTCAGTCTCAGTGTGAACATATAGACATTCAtcacaaaataaagtttttcttgtgtttattttggttaATTATTTCTATAAAACAATGCAGTGAATTGTAGGCTACTCCTGAAACTAATGAAAAGCATTTCATACCAGTGCTGAAAAGTGAATTAATGAATATCCCCTCCAGGATAGTTTGCGCCGTATGTTCAGTTTGACTAATTATCCGCATGGCATCAGTTTTCAGGATTCAGACTCCTCTACCTTTaagtattttgtcttttttcatatcTGCAACTTTAAGAGAAATGGCAAAAAGCAACTGCAAGAACCAGCAAGGATTCCCTGGGGATGCATTAAGTGTGGCACTAAGAGCTTttccattttaataaaaaaaaaaagaaagaaagaaagacaaagaatcCCCGGGCAAAGGGTGTAAGATTATTTTATAGCAAAATGCAAATATGGGGAACAAGCTTGCtccaaaaataaatgatccaacattaaaacaaacaaaccaattctaaaaaactattttatagCACACCATGTTAAGAAATATATGAATGGCAATAGCAAATTATGAAAGAGGTCTTACATTTGAATGCCAATTGAATTTAGGGTCTTCTTAATTTTTATACCTTTGTTGTTACAACCTcccaaaaacaacagcatttaGTTTGACAGCAACTCAAGAGTTGAACAGCAACCAGCcaatatttttctgtgtgtaatgaaagtTGAGTCTCATTTTGCACAGTTGATCTGAGAATagatgtaaaataaacacactgtCTGGTGAAGAGAACAAACAGCTGATGCTGCAGCCTCAGAGGAGACTCGTTTCACTTGATTCCAGGACTTTAGGGAGCGGCACCTGCAAGCAGCAACAAAGGAGAGAATGAAAAGATGACATCGGTTTTCTAGCGCAGTGGTGTAAAGTTATTATAGAGAACACCTTATAAGCTGTAAGataatttaatacattcatATGCAATAAATGCTCTTGTGTTTTGAGAGCCGAAACACCGATAATAGTAACCCTTTCTATCAGTCAAGAAACCTGACTAAGCAACTGTTAGTTCTCCTAAGTGCAGGATCCAGACTTGATTGATCTCACTGTACAAATTCTTGGATACTCACAGATTTGAGATAGGCCACGCCGCTCTTTTTGATCTCACCGAGGAGCTGATCACGGGGCGTGACGTCAACCTTAGGTGCCAATCGCCTGCGAGGGACGGGCTTTAAAGTCTTAATCACGTCAGTCAGGTTagctttttcttctgcttctgtCAACGCTACACTGCCTACATCCTTCCCTCTGGGAGTCTTCCTCAGTTGGAAACTCGCCCGCCCTGGTCCCCTGTTATCCCTCGGGTCCAGGTCCAGAAAAGGGTCTCGCTTCTTGGGAGTCCTCTTCAGCTGGACGTCCTTCAATGTGCTTGTCGGTTCGGCGCTGGGTTGCTTGGGAGCgctcttgtgtttgtgctgcttcTGAGGCTCTGGCTGCGCCGTCTGCTGTCGCGGTTGCGGTACAGCGATCGGTTCTGACGAGGGTGGGACGAGCCCGTGCTCCTGCAGGACCTCCAGAGGCGGTATGTAGCCGAGCATCTCAAGTAAACCAGGAGGCAGGTTTAGACTGTTCTCATACTCCTGCAtcagctccctctgctccttcacttgctgctgcctctgctcctccttccTCACCTGCCTCTGGCGGTCCAGATTCCTGGTCAAAAGGTTGGTCACCACCATCCTGGGCCCCGGCTGCTCAAAGTGGTAGCCCATCTTCAGGAGGGTGTTGTTGAACTTGAGCAGGCGTGAGATCTCCATCTCCGCATGGTGACCCAACATGTGCCTCTGGTTGTGGAAACGCAGCTCTGTGAGGGTCTCGTTGAATTGGAGGCAGCGGATGATGGCCACGATGCCCTTTCCGGTGACGAAGTTGGATTCGATATTCAAAGTCGTAATGCCGCGATTCTCTCGTAACATGTTGGCCAAGTTGTAAGCAATGTTTTCATCAACACCGGTGTTGGCGATACTGAAGGTTTTCACATGTTTGTTCTTCTTCAAGGCGTTGACATAGTCTAACAGCATCTCTTTGGGAATGTTTTCTATGTTGTTGAGGTTGACCTCGGTGATCGAAGGGTTGTTGTTGCGGATTTTGTCGAGTGTTGACTCCAAGTTTGTCTCATTTCCTGAGGGTCTTGatgtcatttttatattattgaatgCCAGCTTTggaatatttaatttgttaatttttctctcttctttctgtgGGAGCTTATAGATTGTTTCGTTTATCTCTGGCTCCTCTGAGGCCTCTTTCCCTCTGGGAAGCGAAGATTCGGTAGTTTtaatttcctctttctcttcaacTTGTGATGTTTTGTGTTCTGGGGCTTCGTTCTCACTCTTCTGCTTTGTGTCTGGTAAAGGCCGATTGTCATCTGTATTGTTTTCTTGGACTTTTTCTGTGTTGGTGTCTGGAGCATCTACATGTTTGTtagtattttcatgtttgtctGTGATCACAGGTGACTTCAACCCTTCCTTGTCTT
The sequence above is a segment of the Anoplopoma fimbria isolate UVic2021 breed Golden Eagle Sablefish chromosome 12, Afim_UVic_2022, whole genome shotgun sequence genome. Coding sequences within it:
- the LOC129099874 gene encoding PRA1 family protein 3-like: MAAKMELAPLRPWDDFFPGMDRYAKPEFGDLTKWNNRVISNLLYYQTNYFAVAAVVFLIVGFLNPFGMFLGGAVVTLVFGGSVWAGENQTMVKNFKMKNPTLFIIGVMITSYFLLSLCGGVMVFIFGITFPLLLILIHASLRLRSVKNRLENNIEGVGLKKTPMGIIMDLLDQQEEKMNKVRDFIESKLKE
- the lmod3 gene encoding leiomodin-3, giving the protein MSNSNDLEDLNEEDIDEDELLAMLSPEEIKELQSEMDVILDPDERVPVGQRQKDQTEKPPTGTFDHRSLVGYLYWEKESNRMLEEERVPATLLPSEKTLREEAEKKDEEEDVEYEMIEEVIEEEVVNGTDGEEMIEIIEEIIEEVDERDEKDKGVDVKDKEGLKSPVITDKHENTNKHVDAPDTNTEKVQENNTDDNRPLPDTKQKSENEAPEHKTSQVEEKEEIKTTESSLPRGKEASEEPEINETIYKLPQKEERKINKLNIPKLAFNNIKMTSRPSGNETNLESTLDKIRNNNPSITEVNLNNIENIPKEMLLDYVNALKKNKHVKTFSIANTGVDENIAYNLANMLRENRGITTLNIESNFVTGKGIVAIIRCLQFNETLTELRFHNQRHMLGHHAEMEISRLLKFNNTLLKMGYHFEQPGPRMVVTNLLTRNLDRQRQVRKEEQRQQQVKEQRELMQEYENSLNLPPGLLEMLGYIPPLEVLQEHGLVPPSSEPIAVPQPRQQTAQPEPQKQHKHKSAPKQPSAEPTSTLKDVQLKRTPKKRDPFLDLDPRDNRGPGRASFQLRKTPRGKDVGSVALTEAEEKANLTDVIKTLKPVPRRRLAPKVDVTPRDQLLGEIKKSGVAYLKSVPLPKVLESSETSLL